The Polyangiaceae bacterium genome includes a region encoding these proteins:
- a CDS encoding 1-acyl-sn-glycerol-3-phosphate acyltransferase produces the protein MQPSSREIASLRLQRLLGWLAFPCVSSAAIFYLRVVRGNRVKDMPELRRRFRQVARSERPILICPNHLTMVDSFFVHWALCSPLDYLRHYRLFAWNVPATENFQRGALLKLMSYLGKTVPIDRAGSPAHHSAVLAKLAHLLRQGDLVTIFPEAGRSRSGRVDAEHVRYGVGRLLKDVPDALVVCVYQRGERQESWGFQPARGDRIHVDFELCEPKTSFRGLRASRDLSRQVIDRIKAMEDRYFAEQERNGRGAGI, from the coding sequence ATGCAGCCCTCGTCGCGCGAGATCGCCTCGCTCCGCCTGCAGAGGCTCTTGGGTTGGCTCGCCTTCCCCTGCGTGAGCTCCGCGGCCATCTTCTACTTGCGGGTCGTGCGCGGCAATCGCGTGAAGGACATGCCCGAGCTCCGGCGGCGCTTCCGGCAGGTCGCCCGCAGCGAGCGTCCGATCCTGATCTGCCCGAACCACCTGACGATGGTCGACTCGTTCTTCGTCCACTGGGCGCTGTGCTCGCCGCTCGACTATCTTCGCCACTACCGCCTGTTTGCCTGGAACGTGCCTGCCACGGAGAACTTCCAGCGCGGCGCGCTGCTCAAGCTGATGTCTTACCTGGGCAAGACGGTGCCCATCGACCGCGCCGGCAGCCCCGCGCACCACAGCGCGGTGCTGGCCAAGCTCGCGCACCTGCTCCGGCAGGGCGACCTGGTCACGATCTTCCCCGAGGCCGGGCGCAGCCGTAGCGGCCGCGTCGACGCGGAGCACGTCCGCTACGGTGTCGGCCGCCTGCTCAAGGACGTGCCGGACGCGCTCGTGGTGTGCGTCTACCAGCGCGGCGAACGCCAGGAGAGCTGGGGCTTCCAGCCCGCCCGCGGCGACCGCATCCACGTGGACTTCGAGCTGTGCGAGCCCAAGACGAGCTTCCGCGGGCTGCGCGCCAGCCGCGATCTGTCCCGTCAGGTGATCGATCGCATCAAGGCGATGGAGGACCGCTACTTCGCCGAGCAGGAGAGAAATGGTCGGGGCGCCGGGATTTGA
- a CDS encoding PAS domain S-box protein gives MAVGGDDDRLEYLQRLPVGLYRTTPSGEFLYANDELCRMLGYASTAELLELDARELYLDPADRERWQAAVQSEGRVTDFDVQKRRADGGVVWLRDNARALTDERGEVIAYEGAVVDVTAQHRAEEELRASEARYRALVDAIPDAIFRFDADGRCADAQLGALFRLFPPAPRCVGSPLEELFDPDLAAACRAAAAKCHDGGPVTLEHASSGPRGDAFFDVCVSASDGGGALVLIRDASAARRFREWMVRSERLASVGGLATSTAHEISNPLTAVVANTDFARDLVSACRAESELLLDTAAGKRLHQRLGEVARALEEALQGASGISDAVQALKSVAGPVDDVPTSVILEATLETALRVVRNHIRHRAELVKQIARLPPVWGNATRLEDVFVSLLVNAAESIEPGRADQNEIHVRAHEAADGRVVVEVSDTGAGIAPADVPHVFEAFHAAKPSSIGSGMGLSMCRTIVSSFGGEIDVVSTPGVGTTFRVALLSAKSAPAPRPTVPVQRLGSGRGRVAIVDDEAMVGSALERMLSGHHDLFVTQSAQAILDELERGERFDVILCDVMMPVLTGVELHKIVAERHPEQAAAVMFISGGVFTDEMRRYLAELPNVTLDKPVTVGKLLRAVAEQVARSRSAAPAAVEAG, from the coding sequence ATGGCAGTCGGTGGCGATGACGACCGGCTCGAGTACCTGCAGCGCTTGCCGGTGGGGCTCTACCGCACCACGCCGAGCGGAGAGTTCCTGTACGCGAACGACGAGCTTTGCCGCATGCTCGGCTATGCGTCCACCGCCGAGCTCCTGGAGCTCGATGCGCGCGAGCTCTACCTGGACCCGGCCGATCGCGAGCGCTGGCAGGCGGCGGTCCAGAGCGAGGGCAGGGTCACCGACTTCGACGTGCAGAAGCGGCGCGCCGACGGCGGCGTGGTGTGGCTGCGCGACAACGCGCGGGCGCTCACCGACGAGCGCGGCGAAGTCATCGCCTACGAAGGCGCGGTGGTGGACGTCACCGCGCAGCACCGAGCCGAAGAGGAGCTGCGCGCGAGCGAGGCCCGCTACCGGGCGCTGGTGGACGCCATCCCCGACGCCATCTTCCGCTTCGACGCCGACGGCAGGTGCGCCGACGCCCAGCTCGGGGCGCTGTTCCGCCTGTTCCCGCCGGCGCCCCGCTGCGTCGGCTCCCCGCTCGAAGAGCTCTTCGACCCCGACCTCGCGGCCGCCTGCCGCGCGGCGGCGGCGAAGTGCCACGACGGCGGGCCGGTGACGCTGGAGCACGCCTCCAGCGGACCGCGCGGCGACGCCTTCTTCGACGTCTGCGTCTCGGCCAGCGATGGGGGCGGGGCGCTGGTGTTGATCCGCGACGCGAGCGCCGCTCGCCGCTTCCGCGAGTGGATGGTGCGCAGCGAGCGCCTGGCGTCGGTCGGGGGGCTGGCCACCAGCACGGCCCACGAGATCAGCAACCCGCTCACCGCCGTCGTCGCCAACACGGACTTCGCCCGCGATCTGGTGTCGGCGTGCCGCGCGGAGTCCGAGCTTTTGCTCGACACCGCCGCCGGCAAGCGTTTGCACCAGCGCCTGGGCGAGGTGGCGCGCGCGCTGGAGGAAGCGCTTCAGGGGGCAAGCGGGATCTCCGACGCGGTCCAGGCGCTCAAGTCCGTCGCCGGCCCGGTCGACGACGTGCCCACCTCGGTCATCCTCGAGGCCACGCTGGAGACGGCGCTTCGGGTAGTGCGGAACCACATCCGCCACCGCGCCGAGCTGGTCAAGCAGATCGCGCGCTTGCCGCCGGTGTGGGGCAACGCCACGCGGCTCGAGGACGTGTTCGTGAGCCTGCTGGTCAACGCCGCGGAGTCCATCGAACCAGGGCGCGCCGACCAGAACGAGATCCACGTCCGCGCCCACGAGGCCGCCGACGGACGCGTGGTCGTCGAGGTCAGCGACACCGGCGCCGGCATCGCGCCCGCAGACGTGCCGCACGTGTTCGAGGCCTTCCACGCCGCCAAGCCCTCGAGCATCGGCAGCGGGATGGGGCTCTCCATGTGCCGCACCATCGTGTCCTCCTTCGGTGGCGAGATCGACGTCGTCAGCACCCCCGGGGTGGGCACCACCTTCCGGGTGGCGTTGCTCTCCGCCAAGAGCGCGCCGGCGCCTCGCCCGACGGTGCCCGTGCAGCGCCTGGGCTCGGGTCGCGGGCGGGTGGCCATCGTGGACGACGAGGCCATGGTGGGCAGCGCGCTCGAGCGCATGCTGAGCGGCCACCACGATCTGTTCGTCACCCAGTCGGCGCAGGCGATCCTCGACGAGCTCGAGCGCGGCGAGCGCTTCGACGTGATCCTGTGCGACGTGATGATGCCCGTGCTGACCGGGGTCGAGCTCCACAAGATCGTCGCCGAGCGGCACCCGGAGCAGGCGGCCGCCGTCATGTTCATCAGCGGTGGTGTATTCACGGACGAGATGCGTCGCTATCTCGCCGAGCTCCCCAACGTGACCTTGGACAAGCCGGTGACCGTCGGAAAGCTGCTCCGGGCCGTGGCCGAGCAAGTGGCTCGCAGCCGAAGCGCGGCGCCGGCCGCGGTCGAGGCGGGCTGA
- a CDS encoding aminotransferase class V-fold PLP-dependent enzyme: MPAESRFDHFAKSFLGLGRKDRVLGGGSERRVYLDTTATALMPEVVWRGLEDYFQVACANSHTEAHRAGRDTTRAIEDSRDAIGRLVGYQPERDVVLFTANGATGAANFLARALFPSELRSVLKRFPAGPPPELLRALGAGLSDSGRAVLDEMVARPLVVVTTMEHHSNLIPWMEAVGHHNLRAARVDPVTGALDLADLERILEQEGQRVRLVAVTGVSNVTGIVNPVHQIARQAHAVGAQILVDGAQWVPHARVEMHSADPAASLDYLVLSGHKLYAPGSRGALIGSLETLSGRRCVTDVGGGMVEYVTLQDFELKDDVTAREEAGTPNIPGSIAMGLVAEALLLIGMDEVAEREHRLTEKLVRRLERVPGIRIYGSTDLERYPRAGVVSFNIQGLHHGLVAAYLNDFHDIAVRDGCFCAHPYVKALLRVDDQTEACYRQEMLCGDRRNVPGMVRASLGVYSTEDDVEALGSALEQLVQRADEMVRRYFGDRDGTFRLSDAPPLPGNFTVADEVERWLGAKLPAEARGAGAVAGA; this comes from the coding sequence ATGCCGGCGGAGAGCAGGTTCGACCATTTCGCGAAGAGCTTCCTGGGACTCGGGCGCAAGGACCGCGTGCTCGGGGGAGGCAGCGAGCGCCGCGTCTATCTGGACACGACCGCGACGGCGCTGATGCCGGAGGTGGTGTGGCGAGGGCTCGAGGACTACTTCCAGGTCGCCTGCGCCAACAGCCACACCGAGGCGCACCGCGCCGGTCGCGACACCACCCGCGCCATCGAGGACAGTCGAGACGCCATCGGTCGCTTGGTCGGCTACCAGCCGGAGCGCGACGTGGTGTTGTTCACGGCGAACGGCGCCACCGGGGCTGCGAACTTCCTGGCGCGCGCGCTGTTTCCGTCGGAGCTCCGCTCGGTGCTCAAGCGCTTTCCAGCGGGACCGCCGCCCGAGCTCCTGCGCGCGCTCGGCGCTGGGTTGAGTGACAGCGGTCGCGCCGTGCTCGACGAGATGGTGGCTCGACCCCTGGTGGTCGTGACCACGATGGAGCACCACTCGAACCTGATCCCTTGGATGGAGGCGGTGGGTCACCACAACCTCCGCGCCGCGCGCGTGGATCCGGTGACGGGCGCGTTGGACCTCGCGGATCTGGAGCGCATCCTGGAGCAAGAGGGCCAGCGTGTGCGTCTGGTCGCGGTGACCGGCGTCTCGAACGTCACCGGCATCGTGAACCCCGTGCACCAGATCGCCCGACAGGCCCACGCCGTCGGCGCGCAGATCCTGGTGGACGGCGCGCAGTGGGTGCCTCACGCGCGCGTCGAGATGCACTCGGCGGATCCGGCTGCCTCCCTCGACTACCTGGTGCTCTCGGGGCACAAGCTCTACGCACCAGGCAGCCGCGGCGCGCTGATCGGCAGCCTGGAGACGCTGAGCGGGCGACGCTGCGTCACGGACGTGGGCGGTGGCATGGTCGAGTACGTCACCCTGCAGGACTTCGAGCTGAAGGACGACGTGACGGCCCGGGAGGAGGCCGGGACTCCCAACATCCCCGGCTCCATCGCCATGGGTCTGGTGGCCGAGGCTCTCTTGCTCATCGGCATGGACGAGGTGGCGGAGCGAGAGCACCGGCTGACCGAGAAGCTGGTGCGGCGGCTCGAGCGTGTGCCCGGCATCCGCATCTACGGCAGCACCGATCTCGAACGCTACCCGCGCGCCGGCGTGGTGTCGTTCAACATCCAGGGGCTGCACCACGGGCTGGTTGCGGCCTACCTGAACGACTTCCACGACATCGCGGTTCGGGACGGTTGCTTCTGCGCGCACCCGTACGTCAAGGCCCTGCTCAGGGTCGACGATCAGACCGAGGCCTGCTACCGCCAGGAGATGCTGTGTGGCGACCGGCGCAACGTGCCCGGCATGGTGCGCGCGTCGCTCGGCGTCTACTCGACCGAGGACGACGTCGAGGCGTTGGGCTCCGCCCTGGAACAGCTGGTGCAGCGCGCCGACGAGATGGTCAGGCGCTACTTCGGCGATCGGGATGGCACGTTCCGGCTGAGCGACGCCCCGCCGCTTCCCGGGAACTTCACCGTGGCGGACGAGGTCGAGCGCTGGCTCGGGGCCAAACTGCCGGCAGAGGCCCGCGGGGCGGGCGCCGTCGCCGGAGCCTGA
- the tsaB gene encoding tRNA (adenosine(37)-N6)-threonylcarbamoyltransferase complex dimerization subunit type 1 TsaB gives MRLLCIETSSRRGSVALAEGPRVVAARSHSEQAAHAERLRPLLDELLSEAGWSKKSLERVGVGMGPGSFTGLRVGIAFAQGIALGLEIPWVGVGSLAAMARACPPEAGPIRVALLDARRQEVFAQAFSASGAALSEAEALPRADALRLLGARFPGALFLGEVAAELGAEPAYRSESTDLPDARGVAVLAAELEPAESIPEPLYVRDSGATPQALPPSPFQD, from the coding sequence ATGCGTCTGCTCTGCATCGAGACGTCGTCCCGTCGCGGATCCGTGGCGCTCGCGGAAGGACCGCGGGTCGTCGCGGCCCGGTCCCACTCCGAGCAAGCCGCCCACGCCGAGCGCCTGCGTCCCCTGCTCGACGAGCTCTTGTCCGAAGCGGGCTGGTCGAAGAAGAGCCTCGAGCGCGTCGGCGTCGGGATGGGCCCGGGGAGCTTCACCGGGCTGCGCGTCGGCATCGCCTTTGCCCAAGGCATCGCCCTCGGCCTCGAGATCCCGTGGGTCGGCGTGGGCTCCCTCGCCGCAATGGCCCGGGCCTGTCCGCCTGAAGCGGGCCCGATCCGCGTGGCGCTGCTCGACGCCCGACGACAGGAGGTGTTCGCGCAGGCCTTCAGCGCTAGCGGCGCTGCGCTGTCCGAAGCCGAGGCCCTGCCCCGCGCGGACGCCCTCCGCCTGCTCGGGGCTCGCTTCCCGGGCGCCCTGTTCCTGGGGGAGGTCGCGGCCGAGCTGGGCGCCGAGCCCGCGTACCGCTCCGAGAGCACCGACCTACCGGACGCGCGTGGGGTCGCCGTGCTCGCGGCCGAGCTCGAGCCCGCCGAGTCGATTCCAGAGCCGCTCTACGTCCGCGACTCCGGGGCAACGCCCCAAGCGCTCCCCCCCTCGCCGTTTCAAGACTGA
- a CDS encoding Crp/Fnr family transcriptional regulator — MASPEEQQERLLARFGRPFSAGDVLFRDGSPAVEAYLLQQGRVRLIKQIGSVERSLRVLRPGDLFGESALVRGAPHNSTAVALADGLALALDHSTFQQVLASNAAVGSRVLQQLIRRLRDAEDQIEVLMLRDSHSKVVVSLIKLAQQAAAAGNGDGPVEIAVSPLELSARVGLDVDSVKRIVQQLRDRGYVQIVDENVVLPDPGALRELYGLLGVRDQILGDEEGLQKTSAISGT, encoded by the coding sequence GTGGCCAGCCCCGAAGAACAGCAGGAGAGGCTGCTCGCACGCTTCGGCCGGCCGTTTTCCGCGGGCGACGTCCTGTTCCGGGACGGCTCGCCGGCCGTGGAGGCCTACCTGCTGCAGCAAGGGCGAGTCCGGTTGATCAAGCAGATCGGCTCGGTCGAGCGCAGCCTCCGGGTGCTCCGGCCGGGTGACCTGTTCGGGGAGTCGGCCCTGGTCCGGGGGGCACCCCACAACTCCACCGCCGTCGCCCTGGCGGACGGTCTGGCCCTGGCGCTGGATCACTCGACCTTTCAGCAGGTGCTGGCGAGCAACGCCGCGGTCGGCAGTCGGGTCCTTCAGCAGCTGATTCGACGCCTTCGCGACGCGGAGGACCAGATCGAAGTGCTGATGCTGCGGGATTCCCACTCCAAGGTGGTGGTCTCGCTGATCAAGCTGGCCCAGCAGGCCGCTGCCGCCGGCAACGGCGACGGGCCGGTCGAAATCGCGGTCTCCCCGCTGGAGCTCTCGGCGCGGGTCGGCCTGGATGTCGACAGCGTCAAGCGCATCGTGCAGCAGCTCCGAGACCGCGGCTACGTGCAGATCGTGGACGAGAACGTGGTTCTGCCCGACCCCGGCGCCTTGAGGGAGCTCTACGGACTGCTCGGGGTCCGAGACCAAATCCTCGGCGACGAGGAGGGCCTCCAGAAGACTTCTGCGATCTCCGGCACCTAG
- a CDS encoding tetratricopeptide repeat protein yields the protein MKLSHAAALGILLAVGACTGKGSNTPGSGDPERMSESEYDIARDAFLRQKNPRQALDHALKALDLNEDNFEAAHLVALIYLALCSTGTDECRLGEAEKYARASLKAKEDFREAKNTLGVVLIHAKKYDDAIAVLKPLSEDMLYQTPENAWGNLGWAYLEKGRLDAAIDALSRSVAAQPLFCVGNFRLGTAHEKKKQLTEALEAYGRALATEAPACKGLQDAYLGRGRVLVKLGRGGEAEEDLRKCKELLPTSAAGKECSSILANLK from the coding sequence ATGAAGCTCTCGCACGCTGCCGCCTTGGGGATCCTGCTCGCGGTCGGCGCTTGTACCGGGAAGGGCTCGAACACCCCGGGGAGCGGGGACCCGGAGAGGATGAGCGAGTCGGAGTACGACATCGCCCGCGACGCGTTCCTACGTCAGAAGAATCCGCGCCAGGCCCTCGATCACGCGCTCAAGGCCCTGGATCTGAACGAGGACAACTTCGAGGCAGCCCACCTGGTCGCCCTGATCTACCTCGCCCTGTGCAGCACCGGCACCGACGAATGCAGGCTCGGCGAAGCCGAGAAGTATGCCCGTGCGTCGCTGAAGGCGAAGGAGGACTTCCGCGAGGCGAAGAACACGCTGGGCGTGGTGCTCATCCACGCCAAGAAGTACGACGACGCGATCGCCGTGCTGAAGCCGCTGTCCGAGGACATGCTGTACCAGACCCCCGAAAATGCTTGGGGAAATCTCGGCTGGGCGTACCTGGAGAAGGGCAGGCTGGACGCGGCCATCGACGCCCTGTCGCGCAGCGTCGCCGCGCAGCCGCTGTTCTGCGTGGGCAACTTCCGCCTCGGCACCGCGCACGAGAAGAAGAAGCAGCTCACCGAGGCGCTCGAGGCCTACGGGCGTGCGCTCGCCACCGAGGCCCCGGCGTGCAAGGGGCTACAGGACGCCTACCTCGGGCGGGGTCGCGTGCTGGTGAAGCTCGGCCGCGGCGGCGAAGCGGAGGAGGACCTGCGCAAGTGCAAGGAGCTCCTGCCCACCTCGGCCGCGGGTAAAGAATGCAGCTCCATCCTGGCGAATCTCAAGTAG
- a CDS encoding helix-turn-helix domain-containing protein — protein METVGQLLRRHRLEKRMSAEEISRATRVPMSSVERIESDRFDELPGEVFVRGFLKSYARAVGLPAEDVLARYTASRRVAWVTPLPLSSGNPAVKPARSKRYGVALAFVLLLILFTLALSIVLKPRGDDMPQELSRLSAIAVRA, from the coding sequence ATGGAGACCGTGGGACAGCTCCTGCGCCGCCACCGCTTGGAGAAGCGGATGAGCGCAGAGGAGATCAGCCGTGCGACGCGCGTGCCGATGTCCAGCGTCGAGCGCATCGAGTCCGATCGCTTCGACGAGCTGCCGGGCGAGGTGTTCGTGCGCGGCTTCCTCAAGTCCTACGCACGCGCCGTCGGTCTGCCGGCGGAGGACGTGCTGGCGCGCTACACGGCGAGCCGGCGCGTTGCCTGGGTCACGCCGCTCCCGCTCTCTTCGGGCAATCCCGCGGTCAAACCCGCGCGGAGCAAGCGCTACGGCGTCGCGCTGGCCTTCGTGCTGCTCCTGATCCTGTTCACGCTCGCGCTCAGCATCGTGCTGAAGCCCCGCGGAGACGACATGCCGCAGGAGCTGAGCCGCCTGTCCGCGATCGCGGTCCGCGCCTGA
- the recO gene encoding DNA repair protein RecO, with the protein MATKTHVTRALLVRRVDYGESDLVLTFFTERLGKLSALGRGARKSQRRFGGAIEPMHTLVVSLDERASSELLSLREAKIETARTRILGSLERMEAAGRALGWVRRASPPRTAEPEVWRVLDTLLTRLDDASPEVAPRMELGEAGLALLAAFGWGLDLVRCVSCGKVCPEDRAALVDVGRGGLVCRSCGGARRRIPGPARARMTRAAAGQGGALLPADLELALELVDQGFRAHLGFD; encoded by the coding sequence ATCGCCACCAAGACTCACGTCACGCGCGCGCTCCTGGTACGCCGTGTGGACTATGGCGAGAGCGATCTGGTGCTCACGTTCTTCACCGAACGCCTGGGTAAGCTGAGCGCTCTCGGGCGTGGCGCTCGCAAGAGTCAACGTCGCTTCGGCGGCGCGATCGAACCGATGCACACGCTCGTCGTCAGTCTGGACGAGCGCGCGAGCTCCGAGCTCTTGTCGCTCCGCGAGGCGAAGATCGAGACCGCGCGCACGCGCATCCTCGGGAGCCTCGAGCGCATGGAGGCCGCGGGGCGGGCGCTCGGTTGGGTCCGGCGCGCGTCACCGCCGCGTACCGCCGAGCCCGAGGTGTGGCGCGTGCTCGACACCTTGCTGACGCGCCTCGACGACGCGAGCCCCGAGGTCGCGCCCCGCATGGAGCTCGGCGAGGCCGGGCTCGCGTTGCTCGCGGCGTTCGGCTGGGGGCTCGACCTCGTGCGCTGCGTTTCGTGCGGAAAAGTCTGCCCCGAAGACCGCGCGGCCCTGGTGGACGTGGGCCGCGGCGGCCTGGTCTGCCGGTCCTGCGGCGGCGCCCGCCGGCGCATCCCGGGGCCCGCGCGCGCGCGCATGACCCGCGCCGCCGCCGGCCAGGGCGGCGCGCTCCTGCCCGCGGATCTGGAGCTGGCGCTCGAGCTGGTGGATCAGGGCTTCCGCGCGCACTTGGGCTTCGATTGA
- a CDS encoding endonuclease/exonuclease/phosphatase family protein: MSRWLLLVTALALGASGCASPPLAPRSAAPGAPTLSVASYNVEAGRHDDRSVIEAIGAGDADVVCLQETTPEFEPVLRSRYGARYPHQRYQHNAPRFGPGGLAVLSRFPVVDRGHRPSPNRWHPAWHVEIETPNGPIQILLVHLRAKMGGRSNDLAALLTLRGDHLDEIRHFMRWTSPDVPTLVVGDFNEESDGAAIRWLEARGFQNALPLFRPGAHTWRYPMLGLEVRQRLDHILFDRGFLPLDARVLPRGSSDHLPVVARFQVATRDPRWAWRGARRDVALRELP, translated from the coding sequence ATGTCGCGCTGGCTCCTCCTGGTGACCGCGCTCGCGCTGGGCGCGAGCGGCTGCGCATCGCCGCCGCTCGCGCCGCGCTCCGCCGCGCCGGGTGCGCCGACCCTCTCCGTCGCGAGCTACAACGTCGAGGCTGGCCGACACGACGACCGGAGCGTGATCGAGGCCATCGGGGCGGGGGACGCGGACGTGGTCTGCCTGCAGGAGACCACGCCGGAGTTCGAGCCGGTGCTCAGGAGTCGCTACGGCGCGCGCTACCCCCACCAGCGCTACCAGCACAACGCCCCACGCTTCGGGCCCGGGGGTCTGGCGGTGCTGTCGCGCTTCCCGGTGGTCGACCGCGGCCATCGTCCTTCGCCCAACCGCTGGCACCCGGCCTGGCACGTCGAGATCGAGACCCCGAACGGCCCGATCCAGATCTTGCTGGTGCACCTGCGCGCCAAGATGGGCGGGCGCAGCAACGACCTCGCCGCGTTGCTCACCCTGCGCGGTGACCACCTGGACGAGATCCGGCACTTCATGCGCTGGACGTCGCCCGACGTGCCGACACTGGTGGTCGGCGACTTCAACGAGGAGAGCGATGGCGCGGCGATCCGCTGGCTCGAGGCTCGCGGCTTCCAGAACGCGCTGCCTTTGTTCCGGCCCGGCGCGCACACCTGGCGCTACCCCATGCTCGGCCTGGAGGTGCGCCAGCGGCTCGATCACATCCTGTTCGACCGCGGCTTTCTGCCCCTGGACGCGCGGGTACTCCCCCGCGGCTCCTCCGATCACCTGCCGGTGGTCGCGAGGTTTCAGGTGGCGACGCGCGATCCACGCTGGGCGTGGCGCGGCGCCCGGCGAGACGTCGCGCTCAGGGAGCTACCGTGA
- the ysxC gene encoding ribosome biogenesis GTP-binding protein YsxC — protein MSPAADEARVKSAEFSAAAAGVGELPPPLSVEVAFAGRSNVGKSSLLNCLISRRNLVRVSGTPGCTRKIGFYAAELADGARVTLVDLPGYGFARRSKSERDAWAQLIEGYLLGRATLRVVVAIVDVRRGLEPDDRDLLEMVASKPRVSRPPLTTLVVATKLDKLPLSKQKLELAKVRKAAGLPVLGFSAETAFGRDELWQRIRTAAGIGKSAA, from the coding sequence ATGAGCCCCGCCGCCGACGAAGCACGCGTCAAGAGCGCAGAGTTCTCGGCCGCCGCAGCGGGGGTCGGCGAGCTGCCGCCGCCGCTCTCGGTCGAGGTGGCCTTCGCCGGGCGCTCGAACGTCGGCAAGAGCAGCCTGCTCAACTGCCTGATCTCGCGGCGCAACCTGGTGCGGGTCAGCGGCACGCCCGGCTGCACCCGCAAGATCGGCTTCTACGCTGCGGAGCTCGCCGACGGCGCCCGCGTGACGCTGGTGGATCTGCCCGGCTACGGCTTCGCGCGTCGGAGCAAGAGCGAACGCGACGCCTGGGCTCAGCTCATCGAAGGCTACCTGCTCGGGCGGGCGACGCTCCGGGTCGTGGTGGCGATCGTCGACGTGCGGCGGGGTCTCGAGCCGGACGACCGGGACCTGCTCGAGATGGTCGCGTCCAAGCCGCGGGTCTCGCGGCCGCCGCTGACGACGCTGGTCGTCGCGACGAAGCTGGACAAGCTGCCGCTCTCGAAGCAGAAGCTCGAGCTCGCGAAGGTGCGGAAGGCAGCCGGCCTGCCGGTGCTCGGGTTCTCCGCCGAGACGGCCTTCGGGCGCGACGAGCTGTGGCAGCGGATCCGCACGGCCGCGGGCATCGGCAAGTCCGCGGCTTGA